The DNA segment CCTCAGCCAGCCAATTTCAGCCAGCTAATTCAGCCAGCCCAATTCAGTCAGCCAGTTCAATCGGCCAATTGCAGAGCTTTGGCCGCCGCGTGTGGATCCGTGGGGATGGTGATTGGTTTCGGGGCGCCGTCGATGGCCCAGTCTGGGTCCTTCAGGCCGTTGCCGGTGACCGTACAAACGACCCGCAGTCCGGCGTCGAGGGTGCCCGCTTCGCGGGCGGCGAGGAGGCCGGCGACGCTTGAGGCGCTGGCTGGTTCGACGAAAACGGCTTCGCGGCGGGCCAAAAGGCGGTATGCCGCCAAGATTTGGCGGTCGGTGACGGATTCTATGGCGCCGCCGGACTCGTCGCGGGCGGCGAGGGCTTTGGTCCAGGAGGCGGGGTTTCCGATCCGGATGGCGGTGGCGATGGTGGTCGGATGTTCGACTACGTGGCCGAGGACGATCGGGGCGGCCCCGGCGGCCTGGAAGCCGCGCATGACGGGCCGGCGCGTTGACACCTTGTCGTCAGCGTATTCCACGTAACCACGCCAATAAGCGGTGATGTTGCCGGCGTTGCCGACCGGCAGGCAGTGTACGTCGGGCGCGTCGCCGAGCACGTCGATGATCTCGAAGGACGCGGTTTTCTGGCCTTCGATACGAAACTCGTTGACCGAGTTGACCAGGCTGACCGGATATTCGATGGCCAGCTTGGAGGCCAGCGCCAGGCAGTCGTCGAAGTTGCCGTCGACCTGGAGCAGCCGCGCGCCGTGTACGAGTGCCTGCGCGAGCTTGCCGAGCGCGATTTTTCCGCGCGGCACAAGGACAGCGCAGACGATGCCGGCGCGGGCCGCATATGCGGCGGCGGATGCGGACGTGTTGCCGGTCGACGCGCAGATGACCGCTTTCGCACCTTGCTCGACAGCCTTGGAAATGGCGACCGTCATGCCCCGGTCTTTGAAGGAACCGGTCGGATTCGCGCCTTCTACCTTGAGAAAAACCTCGCAGCCGGTCATTTCCGAGATGACCGGCGCGGGCAGCAGCGGCGTGCCGCCTTCCAGCAGCGTGATGCGTGGGGTGGCGTCGGTGACCGGCAGCCGGTCGGCGTATTCGTCGATGAGCCCGCGCCAGCGTACGCGGGACAGCTCCTCGGTCATGTCTCCCCCTCGACTCTCATCACGGAGAGTACGTTGCGCACGGCGTCGAGCCGGCGCAGTCTGTCCACTGTGGACGATAGTGCCGCGTCGGTCGCGACGTGCGTGACGACGACCAAGGTCGCGTCGGCGCCGCGGCCCTCCTGTTTGACCGTACGGATGGACACGCCGGTCGCGGCGAACTCCGAGGCGACAGCGGCCAGAACGCCGGCACGGTCGGCGACCTCCAGCGACAGGTGATAGCGGGTGATCGCCTCACCGATCGGCCGCACCGGCAGCCGCGCGTAGGAGGTGTCCCCCGCCGCGCGTACGCCGGTCAGCTTGTGCCGCGCCACCGCGACGACATCGCCAAGCACCGCGCTCGCGGTCGGCGCACCACCGGCGCCACGACCGTAGAACATCAGTTCCCCGGCCGCGTCCGCCTCGATGAAGACGGCATTGAAGGCACCGGTGACTCCGGCGAGTGGATGGCTGCGCGGGATCATCGCCGGATGCACGCGTACGGCCACACTTTCCGCGCCGTCCGCGCCGACTTGCCTTTCCGCGATGCACAAAAGCTTCACCGTGCAGCCGATCGTCTGCGCACTGGCGACATCCGCGGCGGTGACTTCCGTTATTCCTTCGCGATAAACGTCCGCCGCCGACACCGGCGTGTGGAAGGCCAGCGAGGCCAGGATCGCCGCTTTCGCGGCCGCGTCATAGCCTTCCACGTCGGCGGTCGGGTCGGCTTCGGCATATCCGAGAGCGGTGGCTTCCTCCAACGCCTCGGCGAAACCGGTGCCGTTGGAATCCATCGCCGAAAGGATGAAGTTGGTCGTGCCGTTGACGATCCCCATCACACGAGTGATGCGGTCGCCGTGCAGCGACTCGCGCAGCGGGCCGAGCAGCGGAATGCCTCCGGCGACGCTTGCCTCGTAATAAAGATCGGCGCCTCCCTCGGCCGCCGCGGCCTGCAGGGAAGCGCCGTCCTCGGCCAGCAGGGCCTTGTTGGCGGTCACCACGCTCTTGCCGGACTTCAGCGCCGCGACCAGCCATTCGCGCGCCGGCTCGATGCCGCCGACCACCTCGATCACCACGTCGACGTCGTCACGTTCGATCAGCGACATCGCGTCATCGGTGAAAATCTCACCCGGCACTGGCAAATCCGAGCGATCGACGCCGAGCCTGCGTACGGCGATCCCGGCAAACTCCAGCCGCGCGCCGACGCGCGCGGCAAGCTCGTCACCGTGCTGGTGCAGCAGCCGGACGACCTCGGCGCCGACGGTGCCGCAGCCGAGCATCGCGAGCTTGAGTGTCCTCATCCGGCGTCCAACCGCAGCAGGTCGTCCTCGGTTTCCCTGCGCAGCAACACTTTCGCCTGCCCACTGCCGACCGACACGACCGGCGGACGGGGCACCTGGTTGTAGTTGCTGGCCATGCTGCGGCAGTATGCGCCCGTGCCGGCGATCGCCAACAGGTCGCCGGGCTGCACGTCGGCCGGCAACCAGGCGTCTTTCACCACGATGTCACCGGATTCGCAGTGTTTGCCGACCACGCGCGCCAGCATCGGCTCGGCGTCGGAACCGCGCGAGGCGAGCGCGCAGGTGTAGGCGGCGTCGTACAAGGCCGTGCGGATGTTGTCGCTCATGCCGCCGTCGACCGACACGAAATGCCGGACCGCGCCGGCGTCGAGCTGCACGGGTTTGACCGTGCCGACCTCATAAAGGGTGATCCCGGCCGGACCGACCAGCGCACGCCCCGGCTCCACCACGATTTTCGGCATTTTCAACCCATGCCGGCCACATTCGTACGCGACGATCGTGCGCAGATCGGCGGCGAATCGGTGCAGCTGCGCCGGATCGTCCTCCGCCGTGTACGCGACACCAAGGCCACCACCGAGATCCAGCTCGGCCAGCTCGACATCGTGTTCCTCGCGAATGTCGGCCAGCAGCTGGACGACGCGCTTGGCGGCCACCTCGAAACCGGCCGTGTCGAAGATCTGCGAGCCGATGTGGCTGTGCAGGCCGACCAGCTCCAGCGACGGCAGCTTGAGCACCCGGCGTACGGCTTCTGCGGCCGCTCCCGAGGAAAACGAGAACCCGAATTTCTGGTCCTCGTGCGCGGTCGCGATGAACTCGTGCGTGTGCGCCTCGACGCCGACGGTCGTACGCACCATCACGCGCTGCCGGATGTCCGCTTTGGCAGCGATATCGGCGAGCCGGACGATCTCGGCGTACGAGTCGAGCACGATCGTGCCGACACCGGCCTCGACCGCTCGTGTCAGCTCGCGCTCGCTCTTGTTGTTGCCGTGCATGGCAATTCTGTCGACCGGAAAGCCGGCGCGCAACGCGATCGCCAGCTCACCGCCACTGCACACGTCCAAGCCGAATCCCTCGGACGCGACCCAACGCGCGAATCCGACGGACAGAAAAGCCTTGCCGGCGTAATAGACCTCGGCGCCGGCGAACGCCTCTCGCAACGCCCGAGCGCGTGCCCGCAGATCGGCCTCGTCCAACAGATAGAGCGGACTGCCGAAGTCACGCACCAGGTCGCGTACGTCCAGACCACCGATCGACAGCACACCGTCGGAACGCTCGGCGGTGGCCGGCCACACCGATGGATGCAGGCCGTTGAGGTCCTCCGGCGGCAGGTTGGGCGCCGCCGGGTTGATCAGGTCGCCGTGGGCCGGCCCGGCCGGATGCGCCCTCACATCCGCTCCGGAGCGGTCACGCCGAGCAGCCCGAGCCCGTTGGCCAGCACCGTACGCGTCGCCTCCAGCAACCAGAGCCGCGCGCGGTTGGTCGCGGTGACCTCCTCGTCGCCTTGCGGCAGAACCCGGTGCACGTCATAGAAACGATGGAAAACGCCGGCCAGGCTTTCCAGATAGCGCGCTATCCGGTGCACCTCGCGCAGCTCGGCCGCGGTCGCGACGACGCCGGGAAACTCCGCGAGCGCACCGAGCAGCGTGTTCGTCTTTTCCTCCGAAAGCAACGAAGGGTCGAGCTCGCCGCGGTCGATGCCCAGGTCGGCGGCGTTACGCAGCACCGAGGAAATCCGCGCGTGCGCGTACTGGACGTAATAGACCGGATTGTCGTTGGTGCGCTTGGTCAACAGATCGACGTCGAGCACCATCTCCGAGTCGGTGGAGAACCGGCTCAGCTGATAGCGCGCCGCGTCCACACCGACCAGGTCGACGACCTCCTGCAGCGTGATGATCGTGCCGGCGCGCTTGGACAGCTTCATCTCGGCGCCGTTCTGCATGACCTTGACCAGCTGGCCGATGAGGACGTCGACCGAGTCGTCCGGATTGTCGCCGGCACACGCGGCGATCGCGCGCAGCCGGTTGACGTAACCGTGGTGGTCGGCGCCGAGCAGGTAGAGACACCGGGTGAAGCCACGGCCGCGTTTGTTGACGTAGTAGGCCGCGTCGGAACCGAAGTAGGTGTATTCGCCGTCGGACTTGACCAGCGGCCGGTCCTTGTCGTCGCCGAACTCGGACGTACGCATCCACACCGCGCCGTCCTGTTCGTAGACGTGGCCGGCCTTGCGCAGCGCGGCCATCGCCTCGTCGATCGCACCGGAGGAATGCAGCGACCGCTCGGAAAACCACACGTCGAAGTGCGTGCGGAACTTCGCCAACACGGCCTCCTGCTCCTCGAGCTGCCGCCGGTAGCCCTCCTCGCGGAAGGCCACCAGCCGCTCGTCCTCAGGCAGGTCGACGATCTCCGGCCGGTCGGCGACGATCGCGCGCGCGATGTCGGCGACGTACTCGCCGTGATATCCGTTCTCCGGCGTCGGCTCGCCGAGCGCGGCGGCCACCAGCGACCTGCCGAAGTTGTTGAGCTGCGCACCGCGGTCGTTGATGTAGAACTCGCGAGCGACCTCGGCGCCGGCCGCGGCGAAGACGCGCGCGAGCACGTCACCGACCGCGGCCCACCGCGTATGGCCGAGATGGACCGGCCCGGTCGGGTTGGCCGACACGAACTCGACGTTGACGCGCTGGCCCTTGAGCAGGTCGACCCGGCCGTACGCGGCGCCGGCCTCGACGATGGTCCGGGCCAGCTGTCCGGCCGCGGCGGCCTCCAGCCGAATGTTCAGGAACCCGGGGCCGGCGACCTCGGCACTGGCGATGCCGGGCTGCTGCGCCAGCCGCTCCCCGATCCAGCCGGCCAGCTCGCGCGGCGGCACGCCGACCTTCTTGGCCAGCTGCAGCGCGATCGTGGTGGCGTAGTCGCCGTGGTCCCGGTTGCGAGGTCGCTCCACCGTCGTCGTCTCCGGCAGCGCGGAGGTGTCCAGGTCGTGGGCGACGAACGTTGCCCGTACGACGTCGAGTACGGCGGCGGATACAGCATCGGGAGTCACGGTGACGATGCTACCGACGTGGTGTTGAGCACCTGAAACGCATTAGGGACGCACCACTGTCTGGGATCTGACATTGTGATCCGCATGACCATGGACGAGTTGGCCGCGATCGTCGGCGAGGCTCATGTGCTGGCCGGCGAGGCGATTCCCGAGGACTACGGCCACGACGAGTCGCTGGACCTCGCGCCGGTGCGTCCCGCGTACGTCGTCAAGCCGTCCTCCGCCGCGGAGGTCGCCGACGTGCTCAAGCTGGCGACCGCGACGCGTACGCCCGTGACCGCGCGCGGCTCCGGCAGCGGCCTGTCCGGCGCGGCGATCCCCCGCGCCGAAGGCATCGTGGTGTCCTTCGAGCGGATGGACGCGATCGTCGAGATCGACACCGCCAACCACGTCGCGGTGGTGCAGCCCGGCGTGACGCTGGCGGCGCTGGACGAGGCGACCGCGGCCGTCGGTCTGGCCTATCAGGTGCATCCTGGCGAGTTGTCCGGCAGCCTCGGTGGCAACGTCAACACCAACGCCGGCGGGATGAGCGCCGTACGGTATGGCGTCACCCGCCACCACGTGCTCGGCGTCGAGGCCGTGCTGCCGACCGGCGAGATCGTCCGCAGCGGCGGCAAGGTGGTCAAGGTCAGCACCGGTTACGACCTGACGCAGCTGATCACCGGCTCGGAAGGCACCTTGGCGCTGGTCACCGAGGCGACGCTGAAGTTGTCGCCGCGGCTGACCCAGGCCACCACCGTCCTCGCGCCTTTCGCGACCCTTGACGAGGTGACGCGTGCCGTGCCGCAGGTGGTCGCCTCCGGCATCGGCCCGTCGATCCTGGAATACATCGACATGCTGACCATGGCGGCGATCACGTACAACGCCGACCTCTCGCTCGGCATCCCCGACTCGGTACGCGACTCGTCGCAGGCTTATTTGGTCGTGTCGCTGGAAAACCGGTCCTCCGAGCGGTTGGAGGAGGACGTCGAGGCGCTTGGCTCGCATCTGCTGGAGTTGGGCGCCGTCGACATTTACGTGCTGCCGGGACCGGCCGCGCGCAAGCTCATCGAAGCGCGCGAAAAGGCTTTCTGGACGGCAAAAGCGGCCAACGCGCACTGCATCATCGACACCGTCGTGCCGCGCGCGTCGATCGCCGAGTTTCTGGCCAGGGCCCGGTCGGTGGCCGAGGAACACGGGTCGTACGTCCTCGGCTGCGGTCACGCCGGCGACGGCAACGTGCACCTGGCGCTCTTCCAGCCGGACGCGGAGGCACGATATCGTACGCTGAAGGCGCTGTTCTCGGCCGGAATGGCCGTCGGCGGCTCGATCTCCGGTGAGCACGGGATCGGTCAGGAGAAGAAGAAGTATTTCCTGGAGCTGGAGGATCCGGCCAAAATCGCGTTGATGCGGCGGATCAAGGCCGCTTTCGACCCCAACGGCATCCTGAACCCCGACGTACTCTTCGCGGAAGGCGACGCATGAACGGCGCACAGGCACTGATCCGTACGCTCGTCGACTCCGGAGTCGACGTCTGCTTCTCCAACCCCGGCACGTCCGAGATGCATTTCGTGGCCGCGCTGGACTCGGTGCCGGACATGCGCGGCGTACTGGCGCTTTTCGAAGGTGTGGCGACCGGCGCCGCCGACGGCTACGCGCGGATGGCGGACCGGCCGGCCGGCGTGCTGCTGCACCTGGGACCCGGTCTCGGCAACGGTTTCGCCAACCTGCACAACGCACGCCGCGCCTCGACGCCGATCGTCAACATCGTCGGCGACCACGCTCTGACGCACAAACGCTATGACGCGCCGCTCGAATCCGACATCGACGCGGTCGCCTCGGCGGTTTCGGCGTGGCAGCGGCGAAGCGAGAAGACCGCGGATGTCGGCCGCGACGCCGCCGACGCGGTCTCGGCCGCCTGCTCGCCACCAGGTGGCGTCGCGACGCTGATCCTGCCTGCCGACGTTTCCTGGTCTGACGGTGGAAAACCGGCGACACCGGTGCCGGCCGCGGAGCGTACGCCGGTGGCCGAGGAAGCCATCCTCGATGCCGTCAACGCCCTGACGTCCGGCGAAAAGACCGTGCTGTTGCTCGGCGGTGTCGGCACCCGCGAGGAGTCTTTGCTCGCCGCCAGCCGCATTTCGGCCGCCACCGGCGCGACCGTCTTCGTCGAGACCTTCCCGGCTCGGCTCACCCGCGGCGCCGGCCTGCCGACCATCGAGCGGCTCGGTTACCTGGCCGAGCAGGTCGCGTACCAGTTGCAGGACACCGAAAACCTCATCCTGGCCGGTGCGCGGTCACCGGTGTCTTTCTTTGCGTATCCCGGCAAACCCAGTGATCTGGTGCCGGACGGCTGTGCCGTACACACGCTGGCCGGTTCCAGTGAGGACGTGGCCGGCGCGTTGAGCCGCCTCGCCGACGCGGTCGCCAAGGACACCGAGCCCGTACGCGCATCGCCGTCGCGACCCGCTTTGCCCAGTGGCGACTTGACGCCGCAAAACTGGCCGGACGTGATCGGCGCGCTGCTGCCGGAAAACGCGATCATCGTTGACGAAGCCAACACTTCCGGCGTACTGCTGCCGGCCGCGACCGCCGGCGCTCCGCGGCACGACATCTTGACGTTGACCGGTGGCGCGATCGGCTATGGCCTGCCGGTCGCCACCGGCGCCGCCGTCGCCTGCCCTTCTCGGCCGGTGCTGTGCTTGGAAGCCGACGGCAGCGCGATGTACACGATCTCCGCACTTTGGTCGCATGCACGGGAAAACCTGGACGTCACGACGATCATCCTGAACAACTCGGCGTACGCGATCCTGCGGA comes from the Fodinicola acaciae genome and includes:
- a CDS encoding acetolactate synthase large subunit: MNGAQALIRTLVDSGVDVCFSNPGTSEMHFVAALDSVPDMRGVLALFEGVATGAADGYARMADRPAGVLLHLGPGLGNGFANLHNARRASTPIVNIVGDHALTHKRYDAPLESDIDAVASAVSAWQRRSEKTADVGRDAADAVSAACSPPGGVATLILPADVSWSDGGKPATPVPAAERTPVAEEAILDAVNALTSGEKTVLLLGGVGTREESLLAASRISAATGATVFVETFPARLTRGAGLPTIERLGYLAEQVAYQLQDTENLILAGARSPVSFFAYPGKPSDLVPDGCAVHTLAGSSEDVAGALSRLADAVAKDTEPVRASPSRPALPSGDLTPQNWPDVIGALLPENAIIVDEANTSGVLLPAATAGAPRHDILTLTGGAIGYGLPVATGAAVACPSRPVLCLEADGSAMYTISALWSHARENLDVTTIILNNSAYAILRMELQRVGAEAGGPRAKELLDLSRPDLDFVSISEGMGVPAVRAATAEELAEGLRRAFLEPGPHLIEAIVPALIP
- a CDS encoding FAD-binding oxidoreductase, whose amino-acid sequence is MDELAAIVGEAHVLAGEAIPEDYGHDESLDLAPVRPAYVVKPSSAAEVADVLKLATATRTPVTARGSGSGLSGAAIPRAEGIVVSFERMDAIVEIDTANHVAVVQPGVTLAALDEATAAVGLAYQVHPGELSGSLGGNVNTNAGGMSAVRYGVTRHHVLGVEAVLPTGEIVRSGGKVVKVSTGYDLTQLITGSEGTLALVTEATLKLSPRLTQATTVLAPFATLDEVTRAVPQVVASGIGPSILEYIDMLTMAAITYNADLSLGIPDSVRDSSQAYLVVSLENRSSERLEEDVEALGSHLLELGAVDIYVLPGPAARKLIEAREKAFWTAKAANAHCIIDTVVPRASIAEFLARARSVAEEHGSYVLGCGHAGDGNVHLALFQPDAEARYRTLKALFSAGMAVGGSISGEHGIGQEKKKYFLELEDPAKIALMRRIKAAFDPNGILNPDVLFAEGDA
- the thrC gene encoding threonine synthase — protein: MTEELSRVRWRGLIDEYADRLPVTDATPRITLLEGGTPLLPAPVISEMTGCEVFLKVEGANPTGSFKDRGMTVAISKAVEQGAKAVICASTGNTSASAAAYAARAGIVCAVLVPRGKIALGKLAQALVHGARLLQVDGNFDDCLALASKLAIEYPVSLVNSVNEFRIEGQKTASFEIIDVLGDAPDVHCLPVGNAGNITAYWRGYVEYADDKVSTRRPVMRGFQAAGAAPIVLGHVVEHPTTIATAIRIGNPASWTKALAARDESGGAIESVTDRQILAAYRLLARREAVFVEPASASSVAGLLAAREAGTLDAGLRVVCTVTGNGLKDPDWAIDGAPKPITIPTDPHAAAKALQLAD
- the lysA gene encoding diaminopimelate decarboxylase: MRAHPAGPAHGDLINPAAPNLPPEDLNGLHPSVWPATAERSDGVLSIGGLDVRDLVRDFGSPLYLLDEADLRARARALREAFAGAEVYYAGKAFLSVGFARWVASEGFGLDVCSGGELAIALRAGFPVDRIAMHGNNKSERELTRAVEAGVGTIVLDSYAEIVRLADIAAKADIRQRVMVRTTVGVEAHTHEFIATAHEDQKFGFSFSSGAAAEAVRRVLKLPSLELVGLHSHIGSQIFDTAGFEVAAKRVVQLLADIREEHDVELAELDLGGGLGVAYTAEDDPAQLHRFAADLRTIVAYECGRHGLKMPKIVVEPGRALVGPAGITLYEVGTVKPVQLDAGAVRHFVSVDGGMSDNIRTALYDAAYTCALASRGSDAEPMLARVVGKHCESGDIVVKDAWLPADVQPGDLLAIAGTGAYCRSMASNYNQVPRPPVVSVGSGQAKVLLRRETEDDLLRLDAG
- a CDS encoding homoserine dehydrogenase, whose amino-acid sequence is MRTLKLAMLGCGTVGAEVVRLLHQHGDELAARVGARLEFAGIAVRRLGVDRSDLPVPGEIFTDDAMSLIERDDVDVVIEVVGGIEPAREWLVAALKSGKSVVTANKALLAEDGASLQAAAAEGGADLYYEASVAGGIPLLGPLRESLHGDRITRVMGIVNGTTNFILSAMDSNGTGFAEALEEATALGYAEADPTADVEGYDAAAKAAILASLAFHTPVSAADVYREGITEVTAADVASAQTIGCTVKLLCIAERQVGADGAESVAVRVHPAMIPRSHPLAGVTGAFNAVFIEADAAGELMFYGRGAGGAPTASAVLGDVVAVARHKLTGVRAAGDTSYARLPVRPIGEAITRYHLSLEVADRAGVLAAVASEFAATGVSIRTVKQEGRGADATLVVVTHVATDAALSSTVDRLRRLDAVRNVLSVMRVEGET
- the argS gene encoding arginine--tRNA ligase codes for the protein MTPDAVSAAVLDVVRATFVAHDLDTSALPETTTVERPRNRDHGDYATTIALQLAKKVGVPPRELAGWIGERLAQQPGIASAEVAGPGFLNIRLEAAAAGQLARTIVEAGAAYGRVDLLKGQRVNVEFVSANPTGPVHLGHTRWAAVGDVLARVFAAAGAEVAREFYINDRGAQLNNFGRSLVAAALGEPTPENGYHGEYVADIARAIVADRPEIVDLPEDERLVAFREEGYRRQLEEQEAVLAKFRTHFDVWFSERSLHSSGAIDEAMAALRKAGHVYEQDGAVWMRTSEFGDDKDRPLVKSDGEYTYFGSDAAYYVNKRGRGFTRCLYLLGADHHGYVNRLRAIAACAGDNPDDSVDVLIGQLVKVMQNGAEMKLSKRAGTIITLQEVVDLVGVDAARYQLSRFSTDSEMVLDVDLLTKRTNDNPVYYVQYAHARISSVLRNAADLGIDRGELDPSLLSEEKTNTLLGALAEFPGVVATAAELREVHRIARYLESLAGVFHRFYDVHRVLPQGDEEVTATNRARLWLLEATRTVLANGLGLLGVTAPERM